One Mycolicibacterium crocinum DNA window includes the following coding sequences:
- the ftsW gene encoding putative lipid II flippase FtsW, with the protein MSSILSRLRRRGADDTTDTAVEPDTDTVEATDDTDAEATTAPVAAAEAPAKHRFEVHRRFGAWLGRPMTSFHLIISVAALLVTLGLTMVLSASGVHSYDEDGSPWAIFGRQVMWTVLGLFACWVALRVPVNFLRRTAFASFAITIVMLVLVLIPGIGHESNGSRGWFVVAGLSMQPSELTKIAFAIWGAHLLATRRLERASLRELLIPLIPAAVVALVLIVAQPDLGQTVSLGIILLALLWYAGLPLKVFVTSLGAAVAAAAVLAVSEGYRSDRVRSWLDPAADAQGSGYQARQAKFALANGGVFGDGLGQGTAKWNYLPNAHNDFIFAIIGEELGFVGAFGLLALFGLFAYTGMRIARRSADPFLRLLTASATMWVVGQVFINVGYVIGLLPVTGIQLPLISAGGTSTATTLFMIGLMANAARHEPDAVAALRAGREDRMNRILRLPLPEPYTPSRVEVLRDRLRTKPGTPKSAKPARSEKKAGRPEKKPAKKSARKPQPTRDRAAVPAKSRTAQRPTRRSGHHGDAPRNSAQHPNPGSSRARRSRTLEGQRYG; encoded by the coding sequence ATGTCCTCGATCCTGTCCCGGCTGCGCCGTCGCGGCGCGGACGACACCACCGACACCGCCGTCGAGCCCGACACCGACACGGTCGAGGCCACCGACGACACCGATGCCGAGGCCACCACCGCGCCGGTAGCCGCTGCGGAGGCGCCCGCCAAGCACCGGTTCGAGGTGCACCGCCGGTTCGGCGCCTGGCTGGGCCGGCCGATGACGTCGTTCCACCTGATCATCTCGGTGGCCGCGCTGTTGGTCACCCTCGGTCTGACGATGGTGCTGTCCGCATCGGGCGTGCACTCCTACGACGAGGACGGCTCACCCTGGGCGATCTTCGGCCGCCAGGTGATGTGGACCGTGCTCGGCCTGTTCGCCTGCTGGGTGGCACTGCGGGTGCCGGTGAACTTCTTGCGCCGCACCGCGTTCGCCTCGTTCGCGATCACGATCGTGATGCTCGTGCTGGTGCTGATCCCGGGTATCGGCCACGAATCCAACGGTTCCCGCGGCTGGTTCGTCGTCGCCGGCCTGTCGATGCAGCCCTCGGAGCTCACCAAGATCGCGTTCGCGATCTGGGGCGCGCACCTGCTGGCGACCCGCCGCCTGGAGCGCGCCTCGCTGCGTGAACTGCTGATCCCGCTGATCCCGGCGGCGGTGGTGGCGCTGGTGCTGATCGTCGCGCAGCCCGACCTCGGCCAGACCGTGTCACTGGGCATCATCCTGCTGGCGCTGCTCTGGTACGCCGGCCTGCCACTGAAGGTGTTCGTCACCTCGCTCGGGGCGGCGGTCGCCGCCGCGGCCGTGCTGGCGGTCTCCGAGGGCTACCGGTCCGACCGGGTGCGGTCGTGGCTGGACCCCGCCGCCGACGCGCAGGGGTCGGGATATCAGGCCCGACAGGCCAAGTTCGCGCTGGCCAACGGCGGCGTCTTCGGCGACGGGCTGGGCCAGGGCACCGCGAAATGGAACTACCTGCCCAACGCCCACAACGACTTCATCTTCGCGATCATTGGCGAGGAACTCGGCTTCGTCGGCGCCTTCGGGCTGCTGGCACTGTTCGGGCTGTTCGCCTACACCGGCATGCGGATCGCCCGGCGCTCGGCCGATCCGTTCCTGCGGCTACTGACCGCATCGGCGACCATGTGGGTGGTCGGCCAGGTCTTCATCAACGTCGGCTACGTCATCGGCCTGCTGCCGGTCACCGGCATCCAGCTGCCGCTGATATCGGCGGGTGGAACATCAACGGCGACAACACTTTTCATGATCGGGCTGATGGCCAATGCGGCCCGCCACGAACCGGACGCGGTGGCCGCCCTGCGGGCCGGCCGCGAAGACCGGATGAACCGGATCCTGCGGTTGCCGTTGCCCGAGCCCTACACCCCGTCGCGGGTGGAGGTGCTGCGCGACCGGCTGCGCACCAAGCCGGGGACCCCGAAGTCCGCCAAGCCGGCCCGGTCGGAGAAGAAGGCCGGGCGGCCGGAGAAAAAACCCGCCAAGAAATCGGCCCGCAAACCACAACCCACCCGAGACCGTGCCGCAGTTCCTGCAAAAAGCCGGACGGCCCAGCGACCCACCCGGCGCTCAGGGCATCATGGTGACGCTCCGCGTAACAGCGCGCAGCATCCGAATCCGGGCAGCAGCCGCGCACGGCGGTCGCGCACATTGGAAGGTCAGCGTTACGGGTGA
- the murD gene encoding UDP-N-acetylmuramoyl-L-alanine--D-glutamate ligase: MPGLEALTSGAQVLVAGARVTGRAVVSALASFDVHIWVCDDNEESLKALADNGIDAITPADAVLSISDFALVVTSPGFPPTAPLLAAAAAAGVPIWGDVELAWRLDAAGHYGPPRRWLVVTGTNGKTTTTSMLHAMLVADGRRAALCGNIGDPVLDVLGEPVDVLAVELSSFQLFWAPSLRPEAGVVLNVAEDHLDWHGSMDAYAGAKARVLDGRVAVVGLDDPVARSLLPNAAAPVKVGFRLGEPAAGELGVKHGMLVDRAFAGDLDLAPVASIPVAGPVGVLDALGAAALARAVGVAPASIADALAGFQVGRHRAERVAVVDGVTYVDDSKATNPHAAHASITAYPRVVWVAGGLLKGASVDELVIQAADRLAGAVLIGQDRAVVAEALSRHAPDVPVIEVVTREDAVVHETNESGVTHETRVVDASAPGLGARVMTEVVAAAASLARAGDTVLLAPAGASFDQFAGYADRGDTFAAAVRAAAR; encoded by the coding sequence ATGCCCGGGCTCGAGGCGCTGACATCGGGTGCGCAGGTGCTGGTGGCCGGCGCTCGGGTCACCGGGCGCGCGGTGGTGTCGGCATTGGCCTCCTTCGACGTGCACATCTGGGTCTGCGACGACAATGAAGAGTCGCTGAAGGCGTTGGCCGACAACGGCATTGACGCGATCACGCCCGCCGACGCGGTCCTGTCGATCAGTGACTTCGCCCTCGTCGTCACCAGTCCGGGCTTCCCGCCGACCGCACCCCTGCTGGCGGCGGCCGCCGCGGCCGGGGTGCCGATCTGGGGTGACGTCGAGCTGGCGTGGCGACTGGACGCGGCCGGGCATTACGGCCCACCGCGTCGCTGGCTGGTGGTCACCGGCACCAACGGCAAGACCACCACGACCTCGATGCTGCACGCCATGCTGGTCGCCGACGGCCGCCGCGCGGCGCTGTGCGGCAACATCGGCGACCCGGTACTCGACGTGCTGGGGGAGCCGGTCGACGTGCTGGCCGTGGAACTGTCCAGTTTCCAACTGTTCTGGGCCCCGTCGCTGCGCCCGGAGGCGGGCGTGGTGCTCAATGTCGCCGAAGACCACCTCGACTGGCACGGGTCGATGGACGCCTACGCCGGCGCCAAGGCCCGGGTGCTCGACGGTCGGGTCGCGGTCGTCGGGCTCGACGACCCGGTCGCGCGGAGTCTGCTGCCGAACGCCGCCGCGCCGGTGAAGGTGGGCTTCCGGCTGGGGGAGCCGGCCGCCGGAGAGCTCGGCGTCAAACACGGCATGCTCGTCGACCGGGCCTTCGCCGGTGACCTCGACCTCGCGCCGGTCGCCTCGATCCCGGTCGCCGGCCCGGTCGGAGTCCTCGACGCGCTCGGCGCGGCCGCGCTGGCCCGCGCCGTCGGCGTCGCGCCCGCCTCGATCGCCGACGCGCTGGCCGGCTTCCAGGTGGGTCGCCACCGCGCCGAACGGGTTGCTGTCGTCGACGGCGTGACATACGTCGACGACTCGAAAGCCACCAACCCGCATGCCGCGCACGCGTCGATCACCGCGTACCCCCGGGTGGTGTGGGTGGCCGGCGGCCTGCTCAAGGGCGCCTCCGTCGACGAACTGGTCATCCAGGCAGCGGATCGCCTGGCCGGCGCGGTGCTGATCGGTCAGGACCGTGCGGTGGTTGCCGAGGCGTTATCGCGACACGCGCCCGATGTCCCCGTCATCGAGGTGGTGACGCGGGAGGATGCTGTGGTGCATGAGACCAATGAGTCAGGTGTTACTCATGAGACTCGAGTGGTCGACGCCTCCGCTCCGGGCCTGGGCGCTCGGGTGATGACCGAGGTCGTTGCCGCCGCCGCCAGCCTGGCCCGCGCCGGCGATACGGTGCTGCTGGCCCCGGCCGGCGCGTCGTTCGACCAGTTCGCCGGCTACGCCGACCGGGGCGACACGTTCGCCGCCGCCGTGCGCGCCGCGGCCCGGTAA
- the mraY gene encoding phospho-N-acetylmuramoyl-pentapeptide-transferase — MRLILIAVAIALAVSILLTPALIKLFTRQGFGHEIREDGPPSHKTKRGTPSMGGVAIIVGIWAGYFGTHLVGLALDGDGPSASGLLVLGLATALGAVGFVDDLIKIRRSRNLGLNKTAKTVGQITAAVLFGILVLQFRNSDGLTPGSPELSYVREIATVTLSPLLFVLFAVVVVSAWSNAVNFTDGLDGLAGGSMAMVSAAYVLITFWQYRNACATAPGLGCYNVRDPLDLALLAAATAGACIGFLWWNAAPAKIFMGDTGSLALGGMIAGLSVTSRTEVLAVVLGALFVAEVTSVVVQILAFRTTGRRVFRMAPFHHHFELVGWAETTVIIRFWLLTAIACGLGVALFYGEWLSAIGA, encoded by the coding sequence ATGAGATTGATCCTGATCGCCGTCGCGATCGCGCTGGCGGTCTCGATCCTGCTGACCCCGGCGCTGATCAAGCTGTTCACCCGTCAGGGTTTCGGCCACGAGATCCGCGAGGACGGGCCGCCGAGCCACAAGACCAAGCGCGGCACACCGTCGATGGGCGGCGTCGCGATCATCGTCGGGATCTGGGCCGGCTACTTCGGCACCCATCTGGTCGGTCTCGCGCTCGACGGCGACGGCCCGTCGGCCTCCGGTCTGCTGGTGCTGGGCCTGGCCACCGCGCTCGGTGCGGTCGGCTTCGTCGACGATCTGATCAAGATCCGCCGCTCCCGCAACCTCGGCCTGAACAAGACTGCCAAGACCGTCGGGCAGATCACCGCCGCCGTGCTGTTCGGCATCCTGGTGCTGCAGTTCCGCAACTCCGACGGACTGACCCCGGGCAGCCCCGAGCTGTCCTATGTGCGCGAGATCGCCACCGTCACGCTGAGCCCGCTGCTGTTCGTGCTGTTCGCCGTCGTGGTGGTCAGCGCCTGGTCCAACGCGGTGAACTTCACCGACGGGCTCGACGGACTGGCCGGCGGCAGCATGGCCATGGTCAGCGCCGCCTACGTGCTGATCACGTTCTGGCAGTACCGCAACGCCTGCGCCACCGCGCCGGGACTGGGCTGCTACAACGTGCGCGACCCGCTGGATCTCGCTCTGCTGGCCGCGGCCACCGCCGGGGCGTGCATCGGCTTCCTGTGGTGGAATGCCGCACCGGCCAAGATCTTCATGGGCGACACCGGGTCGCTGGCGCTGGGCGGCATGATCGCCGGGCTGTCGGTGACCAGCCGCACCGAGGTGCTGGCGGTCGTGCTGGGCGCGCTGTTCGTCGCCGAGGTGACCTCGGTGGTGGTGCAGATCCTGGCCTTCCGGACGACCGGGCGGCGGGTGTTCCGGATGGCGCCCTTCCATCACCATTTCGAGCTGGTCGGCTGGGCGGAGACGACGGTGATCATCCGGTTCTGGCTGCTCACCGCGATCGCCTGCGGGCTGGGTGTGGCCCTGTTCTACGGCGAGTGGCTGTCGGCCATCGGGGCCTGA
- a CDS encoding UDP-N-acetylmuramoyl-tripeptide--D-alanyl-D-alanine ligase — protein sequence MIALSVAQIAEIVGGELADITPDEAAERMVTGTVEFDSRAVGPGGLFLALPGARSDGHDFAEAAAAAGAAAVLAARPVGVPAIVVPPAAAADAGAGVLEHDVDGSGAAVLAALAKLAKAVAAELVAGGLTIVGITGSSGKTSTKDLIAAVLRPLGEVVAPPGSFNNELGHPWTVLRATEDTDYLVLEMSARHLGNIAALADIVPPSIAVVLNVGTAHLGEFGSREVIAATKGELVEAVPASGVAILNADDPLVSAMAQRTAARVVRVGQSETADIRAVDIELDELARPRFTLISASGRTEVQLAVHGEHQVGNALSAAAVALECGATPEQVAAALAAAGPASRHRMEVRTRADGVTVVNDAYNANPDSMKAGLQALAVMARSGEPRRSWAVLGEMAELGEESITEHDRVGRLAVRLDISRLVVVGTGRPMSAMHHGAVMEGSWGSESTMVADADAALALLRAELQPGDVVLVKASNSAGLGSLAEALLDEGAS from the coding sequence ATGATCGCGCTGTCCGTCGCCCAGATCGCCGAGATCGTCGGCGGCGAGCTCGCCGACATCACACCCGACGAGGCCGCCGAGCGGATGGTCACCGGCACCGTCGAATTCGATTCGCGCGCAGTCGGTCCCGGCGGGCTGTTCCTCGCGCTGCCGGGCGCCCGCAGCGACGGACACGACTTCGCCGAGGCCGCCGCCGCAGCGGGTGCGGCCGCGGTGCTCGCGGCGCGACCGGTCGGGGTGCCCGCGATCGTGGTGCCACCGGCGGCCGCCGCGGACGCCGGAGCCGGGGTGCTCGAACACGACGTCGACGGTTCCGGAGCCGCCGTGCTGGCCGCGCTCGCCAAGCTCGCCAAGGCGGTCGCCGCCGAATTGGTGGCCGGGGGGCTGACGATCGTCGGGATCACCGGATCCTCGGGTAAGACCTCGACCAAGGATCTGATCGCCGCGGTGCTGCGGCCGCTGGGCGAGGTGGTCGCCCCGCCCGGTTCGTTCAACAACGAACTCGGCCATCCGTGGACCGTGCTGCGTGCGACCGAGGACACCGATTATCTGGTGCTGGAGATGTCGGCTCGCCATCTCGGCAACATCGCCGCGCTGGCCGACATCGTGCCGCCCTCGATTGCGGTGGTGCTCAACGTCGGCACCGCGCACCTCGGCGAGTTCGGTTCCCGCGAGGTGATCGCGGCCACGAAAGGCGAACTGGTAGAAGCGGTTCCGGCCTCCGGTGTGGCGATTCTGAACGCCGACGATCCGCTGGTGTCGGCGATGGCGCAGCGGACCGCCGCGCGGGTGGTGCGGGTCGGACAGTCCGAGACCGCGGACATCCGCGCGGTGGACATCGAACTCGACGAGCTGGCCCGGCCGCGCTTCACTCTGATCTCGGCATCCGGCCGCACCGAGGTCCAGCTCGCCGTGCACGGCGAGCACCAGGTCGGCAATGCGCTGTCCGCGGCGGCGGTGGCCCTGGAATGCGGGGCGACGCCCGAGCAGGTGGCTGCCGCGCTGGCCGCTGCGGGTCCGGCCTCGCGGCACCGGATGGAGGTGCGCACCCGCGCCGACGGAGTCACCGTCGTCAACGATGCCTACAACGCCAACCCCGACTCGATGAAGGCCGGTCTGCAAGCGCTGGCGGTGATGGCGCGCTCCGGTGAGCCCCGCCGGAGCTGGGCGGTGCTCGGCGAGATGGCGGAGCTGGGGGAGGAGTCGATTACCGAGCACGATCGTGTCGGCCGACTTGCCGTGCGCTTAGATATCAGTCGACTCGTCGTCGTCGGAACCGGGAGGCCCATGAGCGCCATGCACCACGGTGCGGTCATGGAGGGATCCTGGGGCTCTGAATCCACCATGGTCGCCGACGCCGACGCCGCATTGGCGTTGTTGCGCGCCGAACTGCAGCCGGGTGACGTCGTCCTGGTGAAGGCCTCCAATTCGGCGGGCCTCGGCTCGCTGGCCGAAGCCCTACTCGACGAGGGCGCCTCATGA
- a CDS encoding UDP-N-acetylmuramoyl-L-alanyl-D-glutamate--2,6-diaminopimelate ligase codes for MTNPLRPRTTPALPLPMLAARVGAVPVAGGTAPDVRITGVSLRGQDTLAGDLFAALPGSSAHGAQFTDAAIEGGAAAVLTDAEGVTVIHRMLGDSAPVPVLVHPQPRAVLGQVAAAVYGHPSDRVVVLGVTGTSGKTTTTHLVEAGLRSADRVPGLIGTVGVRIAGEDVPSALTTPEAPALQALLAVMAERGVDTAVMEVSSHALELGRTDGIRFAVGGFTNLSRDHLDFHPTMEAYFEAKARLFDPASPAHAAVSVICVDDDAGRDMARRADDALTVSADGHPANWRAEDIVVLDGGAQEFTAVDPAGVHHRLRIRLPGRYNVANALLALAMLDVVGVSPEQAAPGLRDASVPGRLEPVERGQDFLAVVDYAHKPGALQAVLETMKPAHGRLAVVFGAGGDRDPGKREAMGRTAAELADLVIVTDDNPRGEDPATIRAAIVAGTRGGSAEVVEIGDRRDAIRHAVAWARGGDVVVIAGKGHEKGQTAGGQTRPFDDRAELAAALDARGAGA; via the coding sequence ATGACCAACCCCCTCCGGCCCCGCACCACGCCGGCGCTGCCCCTGCCGATGCTGGCCGCTCGGGTCGGCGCGGTGCCCGTCGCCGGGGGTACGGCGCCCGACGTGCGGATCACCGGAGTCAGCCTGCGCGGCCAGGACACGCTGGCCGGTGATCTGTTCGCCGCGCTTCCCGGCTCGTCGGCCCACGGCGCGCAGTTCACCGACGCGGCCATCGAGGGCGGCGCCGCCGCCGTGCTCACCGACGCCGAAGGTGTGACCGTCATCCACCGCATGCTCGGCGACTCGGCGCCCGTCCCGGTTCTGGTGCATCCGCAGCCGCGCGCCGTGCTCGGCCAAGTCGCCGCCGCTGTGTACGGCCACCCGTCGGACCGCGTCGTGGTCCTCGGCGTCACTGGAACCTCCGGCAAGACCACTACGACCCACCTGGTCGAGGCGGGCCTGCGCTCGGCCGACCGCGTTCCCGGCCTGATCGGCACCGTCGGCGTCCGGATCGCCGGGGAGGACGTGCCCAGCGCGCTGACCACTCCGGAAGCCCCCGCACTGCAGGCGCTGCTGGCCGTGATGGCCGAGCGCGGCGTCGACACCGCGGTCATGGAGGTCTCCAGCCACGCCCTCGAACTCGGCCGCACCGACGGCATCCGGTTCGCCGTGGGCGGGTTCACCAACCTCTCCCGCGACCATCTCGATTTTCATCCCACGATGGAGGCCTACTTCGAGGCCAAGGCCCGGCTGTTCGACCCGGCCTCCCCGGCGCATGCCGCCGTCTCGGTGATCTGTGTCGACGACGACGCGGGCCGCGACATGGCCCGCCGCGCCGACGATGCACTCACGGTGTCCGCCGACGGCCACCCGGCGAACTGGCGGGCCGAGGACATCGTGGTGCTCGACGGCGGCGCCCAAGAGTTCACCGCGGTCGACCCGGCCGGCGTGCACCACCGGCTGCGGATCCGGCTGCCCGGGCGCTACAACGTCGCCAACGCCCTGCTTGCGCTGGCGATGCTCGACGTCGTCGGAGTGTCACCCGAACAGGCCGCACCGGGGCTGCGGGACGCGTCGGTGCCCGGCCGGCTGGAACCCGTCGAACGCGGGCAGGACTTTCTCGCCGTCGTCGATTACGCGCACAAACCCGGTGCGCTGCAGGCGGTATTGGAGACGATGAAGCCCGCGCACGGCCGGCTGGCGGTGGTCTTCGGCGCCGGCGGCGACCGCGATCCCGGCAAGCGAGAAGCCATGGGCCGCACCGCCGCCGAGCTCGCCGACCTGGTGATCGTCACCGACGACAACCCCCGCGGCGAGGACCCCGCGACGATTCGGGCCGCAATCGTGGCCGGGACTCGTGGCGGTTCAGCCGAAGTGGTCGAAATCGGGGACCGGCGCGACGCGATCCGGCATGCGGTGGCCTGGGCTCGCGGCGGTGACGTGGTGGTGATCGCCGGTAAGGGCCACGAGAAGGGGCAGACCGCGGGCGGGCAGACCCGGCCCTTCGACGACCGCGCCGAGCTTGCGGCCGCCCTCGACGCGCGTGGAGCGGGCGCATGA
- a CDS encoding peptidoglycan D,D-transpeptidase FtsI family protein has translation MSRREPKQQRTKAVKGQPDSGPGRPAKARRTREIIESGSRTASFVFRHRAGNIVIFLALGVAATQLFNLQVPQAAGLRAEAASQLKVTDVEKAVRGSIVDRNFDKLAFTIEARALTFQPAKIRKQLAEAKEKSPAAPDPDKRLTQIATEVAGKLGNKPDAATLLKKLRSNETFVYLARAVDPAIANAIIKKFPEIGAERQDLRQYPGGALAANIVGGIDWDGHGLLGLEDSMDSKLSGTDGSITYDRGSDGVVIPGSYRNKHDAVNGATVQLTLDDDIQFYVQQQVQMAKDASGAKDVSAVVLDAKTGEVLAMSNDNTFDPSQDIGRQQDKQLGNLPVTSPYEPGSVNKIVTASSVIEYGLSNPDEVLQVPGSINMGGVTVGDAWSHGVMPYTTTGVFGKSSNVGTLMLAQRIGPERYYDMLGKFGLGQRTNVGLPGESSGLVPPIDQWSGSTFSNLPIGQGLSMTLLQMTGMYQAIANDGLRIPPRIVKATVAADGTRTEEPQPAGIRVVSPETARTVRNMFRAIVQRDPMGYQQGTGAPAAVDGYQIAGKTGTAQQINPACGCYYSDVYWITFAGMAPADDPRYVIGIMMNNPQRNPDGSPGHSAAPLFHNIAAWLLQRQNVPLSPDPGAPLILQAT, from the coding sequence GTGAGTCGCCGCGAACCCAAGCAGCAGCGCACGAAAGCGGTCAAGGGGCAACCGGATAGCGGACCGGGTCGCCCGGCCAAGGCGCGGCGCACCCGCGAGATCATCGAAAGCGGTTCACGCACAGCATCATTCGTGTTCCGGCACCGCGCAGGCAATATCGTCATCTTCCTCGCACTCGGGGTGGCCGCCACCCAGCTGTTCAACCTTCAGGTGCCGCAGGCCGCCGGCCTGCGGGCCGAGGCCGCCAGTCAGCTCAAGGTGACCGATGTCGAAAAGGCGGTGCGCGGCAGCATCGTCGACCGCAACTTCGACAAGCTGGCGTTCACCATCGAGGCCAGGGCGCTGACCTTCCAGCCGGCCAAGATCCGCAAGCAGCTCGCCGAGGCGAAGGAGAAGTCGCCCGCCGCACCGGATCCCGACAAGCGGCTCACCCAGATCGCCACCGAGGTGGCCGGCAAGCTGGGCAACAAGCCCGACGCGGCCACCTTGCTGAAGAAGCTGCGCAGCAACGAGACCTTCGTCTACCTCGCGCGTGCGGTCGATCCTGCGATCGCCAACGCCATCATCAAGAAGTTTCCCGAGATCGGCGCCGAACGCCAAGACCTGCGCCAGTATCCCGGTGGCGCGCTGGCGGCCAACATCGTTGGCGGCATCGACTGGGACGGCCACGGTCTGCTCGGCCTCGAGGACTCGATGGACTCGAAGCTGTCGGGCACCGACGGCTCGATCACCTACGACCGCGGTTCCGACGGCGTGGTGATCCCCGGCAGCTATCGCAACAAGCACGATGCCGTCAACGGCGCCACCGTGCAGCTGACCCTCGACGACGACATCCAGTTCTACGTTCAGCAGCAGGTCCAGATGGCCAAGGACGCCTCCGGCGCCAAGGACGTCTCGGCGGTGGTGCTGGACGCGAAAACCGGTGAAGTGCTGGCGATGTCGAACGACAACACCTTCGACCCCAGTCAGGACATCGGGCGCCAGCAGGACAAGCAGCTGGGCAACCTGCCCGTCACCTCGCCGTACGAGCCGGGATCGGTGAACAAGATCGTCACCGCCTCCTCGGTGATCGAGTACGGGCTGTCGAATCCCGACGAGGTGCTGCAGGTACCCGGCTCGATCAACATGGGCGGCGTCACCGTCGGCGACGCGTGGAGCCACGGCGTGATGCCGTACACCACCACCGGCGTGTTCGGGAAGTCGTCGAACGTCGGCACCCTGATGCTCGCGCAGCGGATCGGGCCGGAGCGCTACTACGACATGCTCGGAAAGTTCGGTCTCGGGCAGCGCACCAATGTTGGTCTGCCGGGCGAGAGCTCCGGCCTGGTGCCGCCGATCGACCAGTGGTCGGGCAGCACGTTCTCCAATCTTCCCATCGGGCAGGGCCTTTCGATGACCTTGCTGCAGATGACCGGGATGTACCAGGCGATCGCCAACGACGGCCTGCGCATCCCGCCGCGGATCGTCAAGGCCACCGTCGCCGCCGACGGCACCCGCACCGAAGAGCCGCAACCCGCCGGCATCCGCGTCGTGTCGCCGGAGACCGCCCGCACGGTGCGCAACATGTTCCGCGCGATCGTCCAGCGCGATCCGATGGGCTACCAGCAGGGCACCGGCGCGCCGGCCGCCGTCGACGGCTATCAGATCGCGGGCAAGACGGGAACCGCCCAGCAGATCAACCCGGCGTGCGGCTGCTACTACAGCGACGTCTACTGGATCACCTTCGCCGGCATGGCGCCCGCCGACGACCCGCGCTATGTCATCGGCATCATGATGAACAACCCGCAGCGCAATCCGGACGGTTCACCGGGGCACTCGGCCGCGCCGTTGTTCCACAACATCGCGGCCTGGCTGTTGCAGCGGCAGAACGTCCCGCTGTCGCCCGATCCCGGCGCGCCGCTGATCCTTCAGGCCACATAG